GATCCGGAAGTTATCGCGGCGGCCCGTGCCGACGGTATTCCGGAAGACTGGATCAAGGCCGCCCAGGACAGCCCGATCTGGAAAATGGCGATGGAGTGGAAAGTTGCCTTCCCGCTGCATCCGGAATACCGCACCCTTCCGATGGTTTGGTATATCCCGCCGCTTTCCCCGATCCAGAATGCTGCCGAAGCCGGTGCAATCGGCATGGACGGGGCAATGCCCGATGTCCGCAACCTTCGCATTCCTTTGAAATACCTTGCCAATATGCTGACAGCTGGCGACGAGGAGCCAGTGGCACATGCTCTCGAACGGATGTTGGCCATGCGGGCCTATATGCGGTCGAAAACCGTCGATGGTGTCATTGATGAGACAGTCGCCAAGCGCGTCGGTCTTGATGGTGCAACCATCGAGGACATGTACAAAATCATGGCGCTTGCCGATTACGAAGACCGGTTCGTCATCCCGACCACCCATCGCGAACAGGTCGAGGAAGCCTATGACCTGCGTGGCGGCGAAGGGTTCACCAACTGCAACGGTTGTTCTTCGGGCATCAGTCAGGGGTCCCTGTTTGGTGGCAGCAAGAAGCCTCTGAAAATGCCAGAGGAGGTACGCTGATGGACCGCACACTCAAATCGTTCTCGCTTCTGCTGAGCTATCCGACAACAGAACTGCAAGAAGCCATGCCTGAAATCGGTGGTGTTCTGGCATCGGACACCCGCCTGACAGCGGCGGCGCGTCGCGATCTGCGACCGCTGGTCGAGGCCATGTCAAACGATGACATCTACGATCTTCAGGAACGTTTCGTCATGCTGTTTGATCGTTCGCGCAGCCTGTCACTTAACCTGTTCGAGCATGTTCACGGCGAAAGCCGCGACCGTGGTGGTGCCATGGTCAGCCTGCTTGAAACATATCGGGCTGGCGGCTTTGAACCGGCAACAACGGAGCTTCCAGACCATCTTCCTGTGCTGCTGGAATTCCTGTCGACCCGGCCGCGTGCAGAGGTGCAGGACACATTGGCTGACGCAGCACACATCTTTGAGGCAATCCGCGCCCGTCTTGAAAATCGCGAAAGCCCCTATCAGGCGGTGTTTTCCGCCTTGCAGCAACTGGCCAATGTCACGGCTGACGCCAATGCCGTTGCCGAACTCCTTGAACAACCCGAAGACGACCCCAATGACCTCGAGGCCCTCGACGAAGTCTGGGAGGAAAGCGAGGTCACGTTCGGGCCGGACCCGAATGCCGGTTGTCCGCAGGTGCGTGACATTCTGTCGCGTATTGATCAACCCGCTGGACCGGTACCGCC
Above is a window of Thalassospira sp. ER-Se-21-Dark DNA encoding:
- the narJ gene encoding nitrate reductase molybdenum cofactor assembly chaperone yields the protein MDRTLKSFSLLLSYPTTELQEAMPEIGGVLASDTRLTAAARRDLRPLVEAMSNDDIYDLQERFVMLFDRSRSLSLNLFEHVHGESRDRGGAMVSLLETYRAGGFEPATTELPDHLPVLLEFLSTRPRAEVQDTLADAAHIFEAIRARLENRESPYQAVFSALQQLANVTADANAVAELLEQPEDDPNDLEALDEVWEESEVTFGPDPNAGCPQVRDILSRIDQPAGPVPPAAAE